One Streptomyces sp. CG4 genomic window, CAGCCGGGGACGTACACGTCCACCGGGATGATCTGGTCGACGCCCTTGGTGACGGAGTACGAGTCCCAGTAGGGGCCGCCGCAGTTGGAGCAGGCGCCGAAGGAGATGACGTACTTGGGCTCGGGCATCTGCTCGTACAGACGCTTCACGGCCGGGGCCATCTTGTCCGTCACCGTGCCCGACACCACCATCAGGTCGGCCTGGCGGGGGCCGGGCGCGAACGGGATCACGCCGAGGCGGATGAAGTCGTGGCGGGCCATCGACGCGGCGATGAACTCGATCGCGCAGCAGGCGAGGCCGAAGTTGAAGACCCAGAGCGAGTAGCGGCGGCCCCAGTTGAGGACCACCTTCATCGGCTCGGGAGCCAGGCGCGCCAGGGTGCCGAGCCGCTTGGGCTCCGGCAGGTACACGGGATCCGGGGTCACGTCCATGCCAGGACGCCCTTCTTGTATGCGTACAGCAGGCCCACGGCGAGGAAGCCGAGGAAGACGAACATCTCCACCAGGGTCGTGGCGCCGTAGCCGGGGGCGGCGAAGATCGTCGCCCAGGGGAAGAGGAAGATCGAGTCGACCGCGAAGATCACGTAGAGGAAGGCGTAGACGTAGTAGCGGACCTGGGTGTGGGCCCAGCCCTCACCGACGGGGTCGACGCCGCACTCGTAGGTCAGGAGTTTCTCGGGGGTCGGCACGATCGGGCGCAGCAGGCGGCCGGCGCCGAACGCGACCGCGACGAACAGCACGCCGATGACGGCGAGCAGTCCCACCACCGAGTACGACCGGAAGTAGCCGGCCGCGATGACCTGCGCCGCGGCGGCCGTCGAGTCCCCCAACGTCTCCCGCACCGTCGTCCGACCTCGCTCCCTGACCTCGTGACCCTGGTGAACCGTGAATCCTGTGATGCGCCGCGCTTCGACTGACGCACCTGATTCGACGATCTGTACGCACCGGAGTCTAGGCCCTGATAAAGAACCGGTAAGCAGCCCGTCACGGCATGAGACAGGTTGAGACAGGTGATGAGCCCTGGGGTGGGGTTTTCCCCCGGAGGCGGAGGGCGGCGTACCGCATGGCGCGGAGGGCGCCCGGCACGGCAGGCTGACCGGTATGACCGCTACCAGCAGCTCTGCCCCCGGCCGGGCGGACGGCACCGACCGGCTGCCGCCGATCCGGCCGGCGTACGACGCGCACACGTGGAAGGAGATCCTGTATCTCCTGCTGAACCTGCCGGTGACGGTGTTCGGCTTCGTCTACGCGGTCACCGCGCTGGCCGTCGGCGGGGCCCTGACGATCACCGTCATCGGTCTTCCACTGCTCGCGCTCGGTCTGCTGGGTGCCCGGCAGCTGGGAAAGCTGGAGCGGGCCCGCGCCCGGCGGCTGCTCGGGGTCCGGGTGGAGGAGCCGACACCGCTGCCGCTCGCGAAGACCGGCGGGCTGACGCAGCGGCTGTGGATGGCGCTGAAGGACCCGGTGGGCTGGCGGACGCTCCTCTACGACGCCATCCGGCTGCCCTGGGGCGTCCTCACCTTCGCCATGGCGCTGACCTCGCTGTTCGTGCTGTGGCCGGTGCTGCCGTACGTGGCGCGTGCGTTCACCAACGTGGACCGTTTCATGGTGCGCGGGCTGCTGTCGCCCTCGGACGAGCTGGAACGCCGTATCGCCGAGCTGGAGTCGGACCGCGGGGTCGTGGTCGACACGGCCGCCGCCGACCTGCGGCGCATCGAGCGCGACCTGCACGACGGGGCACAGGCCCGGCTGGTCAACCTGGCCATGGGGCTCGGTCTGGCCAAGGAGAAGCTGCTGGAGGACCCCGACTCGGCGGCGGCGATGGTGGAGGAGGCGCACGGCGAGGTGAAGCTGGCCCTGCAGGAGCTGCGCGACCTCGCCCGCGGCATCCATCCGGCCGTACTCACGGACCGCGGCCTGGACGCGGCCCTGTCCTCGGTCGCCTCCCGCTGCACGGTCCCGGTGAAGGTCACCGTGGACCTGCCGGACCGCCCGGCGCCGGCCATCGAGGGCATCGCCTACTTCACGGTCTCCGAACTCCTGCAGAACATCAGCAAGCACAGCCGGGCCCGCTCCGCGTCCGTGGACGTGTGGCGCACGGAGGAACGCCTGCTCATCCAGGTCCGCGACGACGGCCGGGGCGGCGCCCGGCTGGAGTCCGGCACCGGCATGCGCGGCCTGTCCGAGCGGCTGGGCGCGGTGGACGGCCTCTTCGTACTCGACTCGCCGACGGGCGGCCCGACGGTGATCACGGCCGAGCTGCCCTGGCGGGACCGGGCCGAGTAGCCGACGGCTCCCCCTTACGGGTGCGGCGCCCGCACCCCCAGGGCGTGGGGAACTGTGCGACCGGCCACGACGAAACCTGCGGCCGACCGGGAACAGAACCCCCTACGGCGAGCCCCTACGGCGAGCCCTTACGGCAACCGCGGCCACCAGCATCGAGAAGCCGACGGAACCGGCCGACGGCCGAACCGCCGGAGGCCGGGGTGGGGAAAACCCCCGCCCCAAGACGCCGACGGACTCCATGGCCCGGCGCACCGCGAAACACGACTCTGGACACACGGCTGGACAGCCGCTCGGACGACGAGAACGGGACGAGAACGATGGCCACGGAGTACGGACACGAGTACGGATACGGGCGGGGGGACGGCGGCTCCGCCGGAGGCCATCGGCTGCCCGCCGCACTGCGGGCGCCCTTCGAGGCGCGCAGCTGGCGCGAGTTCGGCTATGTCCTGCTGAGCCTGCCGCTCTCCATCGTGCTGTTCACCTGGACGGTGACCATGGTGTCGCTCGGCGCCGGCCTGCTGGTGACCTTCATCGGCGTCCCGGTGCTCGCGGCGGCGCTCGCCGGCTGCCGGGGCTTCGGCGCGCTGGAGCGGGCGCGGGCGCGCGGACTGCTCCGGCTGGACGTGGCCGAGCCGGAACCGCTGCGGATGCGCGGGCCGGGCGCGCTGGCCTGGATGGGCGCGGTACTCAAGAGCGGCACCTCCTGGCGGAACATGCTGTACGCGCTGCTGCAGTTCCCGTGGGCGGTGTTCTCGTTCTCGGTGGCGAGCCTGTGGACGATGGGCTGGGCCCTGCTGACGTACCCGCTGTGGTTCTGGGTCTTCCCCGCGTACGCCGGCCAGGGCGGGCTGCAGCTGTACGGAGACGAGCACCACAGCGTCTATCTGGACAACCCGTGGGAGATCACCGTGACGGCGCTGGTCGGGCTGCTGTTCACGCTGGCCACGCCGTGGATCGTACGGGCCCTGACGACGGTGGACGGACTGCTGGTCCGGGGGCTGCTGGGGCCGTCGCCGCTGTCGGCGCGGGTGGTGGAGCTGGAGTCGGACCGCGGGGTCGTGGTCGACACGGCCGCCGCGGACCTGCGGCGCATCGAGCGCGACCTGCACGACGGGGCACAGGCCCGGCTGGTCAGTCTGGCCATGGATCTGGGGCTGGCGAAGGAGAAGCTGCAGGAGGATCCGCGAGCGGCGGCCCGGATGGTGGAGGAGGCGCACGGCGAGGTGAAGACGGCGCTGCAGGAACTGCGCGACCTGGCCCGCGGCATCCATCCGGCCGTGCTGACCGACCGTGGTCTGGACGCGGCGCTGTCCTCGGTCGCCTCCCGCTGCACGGTCCCGGTGCGGGTCGAGGTGGATCTGCCGGCCCGCCCGGCACCGGCCATCGAGGGGATCGCCTACTTCACGGTCTCCGAACTGCTGCAGAACATCAGCAAGCACAGCCGGGCCCGCTCCGCGTCGGTGGACGTGTGGCACACCGAGGACCGGCTGATGCTGCAGGTGACCGACGACGGTGTGGGCGGCGCGGACGTCTCCCGAGGCTCGGGCCTGGCCGGTCTCGCCGGACGCCTGGGCGCGGTGGACGGCGTCCTCGTCGTGGACTCCCCCACGGGCGGCCCCACCCGGGTGATCGCGGAACTGCCCTGGCGGGCCTGACACCCGTCCCCCACCCTCCCTCCCCCCATCACTCATTCGTCACCCATTCGCCACCCACGGTGACACCGCCGGTCCCCCCGCCCTTCCCCGGCGGGGGGATTGTTCCGGCGGGGCGGCGGCACGGGCCGAATGCTGGAATGCTGGACCTTCGTACGACGTACCGACGAACGTCGTCGGGAGCGGGATCGGGCTTGGGGGGCCAGGAGATCGTGGAGGACAGGGTGCGGGTGGTCATCGCCGAGGATTCAGTGCTGCTCAGGGAGGGCCTGACCCGGCTGTTGACCGACCGCGGGCACGATGTCGTGGCCGGTGTGGGGGACGCGGAGGCACTGGTGAAGACCGTCGCCGACCTTGAGGCACAGGGCCTGCTGCCCGACGTGGTGGTGGCGGACGTACGGATGCCGCCGACGCACACCGACGAGGGCGTGCGGGCGGCCGTACGGCTGCGGAAGGCACATCCGGGGCTCGGGGTGCTGGTGCTGTCGCAGTACGTGGAGGAGCGTTACGCCACCGAGCTCCTGGCCGGTTCCAGCCGGGGTGTGGGCTATCTGCTCAAGGACCGGGTCGCCGAGGTGCGCGAGTTCGTGGACGCGGTGGTACGGGTCGCCCAGGGCGGTACGGCGCTGGACCCGGAGGTGGTCGCGCAGCTGCTCGGCCGCAGCCGTAAGCAGGACGTGCTCGCGGGGCTGACCCCGCGCGAACGCGAGGTGCTCGGGCTGATGGCCGAGGGGCGCACGAACTCGGCGATCGCCCGGCAACTGGTGGTGAGCGACGGGGCCGTGGAGAAGCACGTCAGCAATATCTTCCTGAAGCTCGGCCTGGCCCCGAGCGACGGGGACCACCGGCGTGTTCTGGCAGTGCTCACCTACCTGAATTCCTGAGCGAACGACACTCGGTAACGACACTCAGTACAGCGCACCCGGCACACAACGTGCCGGAAAACAAACGGGGGAAGGAGTTCCGGCGTTTCGGCGCCCAGGGCCGGGCTCGTGAGTGAGCTCAAGGCCGACTCGAATGCGCTACAGGCCGACTCGAAATGTCGTCCAATCTGCGGATCGCCTCGGGAAGGCGACCCTAACCGACGTAGTGTTGATCCTGGGATGGTCCGTGGGACGACCACGCCCCGGACAGCCGCCTCGAAGGAGGTCCAGTTCAGTGACCAGCCAGGTCAGCAGCCCAACGGAGCAGACCGACGGAACCGTCGTGGGAGAGCAGCGCACACCGGGCGGCGCGAAGGACGTGCGGCGCCTGGACCGGGTGATCATCCGGTTCGCGGGGGACTCGGGTGACGGCATGCAGCTCACCGGTGACCGGTTCACCTCGGAGACCGCGTCCTTCGGCAACGACCTCTCCACTCTTCCGAACTTCCCCGCCGAGATCCGCGCGCCCGCCGGCACCCTGCCCGGCGTCTCCAGCTTCCAGCTCCACTTCGCGGACCACGACATCCTCACCCCGGGCGACGCGCCGAACGTGCTCGTCGCCATGAACCCGGCCGCGCTGAAGGCGAACGTCGGCGATCTGCCGCGCGGCGCCGAGATCATCGTCAACACGGACGAGTTCACCAAGCGCGCCCTGCAGAAGGTCGGCTATGCCGCCTCCCCGCTTCAGGACGGCTCGCTGGACGGCTACAACCTCCATCCGGTGCCGCTGACCACCCTCACGGTGGAGGCGCTGAAGGAATTCGACCTCTCCCGCAAGGAGGCCGAGCGCAGCAAGAACATGTTCGCGCTGGGTCTGCTGTCGTGGATGTACCACCGGCCCACCGAGGGCACCGAGAAGTTCCTGAAGGCGAAGTTCGCGAAGAAGCCGGAGATCATGGCGGCGAACATCGCCGCGTTCCGGGCGGGCTGGAACTTCGGCGAGACGACGGAGGACTTCGCGGTCTCCTACGAGGTCGCCCCGGCCGCCCAGGCCTTCCCCGTGGGCACCTACCGCAACATCTCCGGCAACCTCGCCCTGGCCTACGGCCTGATCAGCGCCTCCCAGCAGGCGGACCTGCCGCTGTTCCTGGGCTCGTACCCGATCACGCCGGCGTCCGACATCCTGCACGAGCTGAGCCGGCACAAGAACTTCGGCGTGCGGACCTTCCAGGCGGAGGACGAGATCGCGGGCATCGGCGCGGCCCTGGGCGCGGCGTTCGGCGGCTCGCTCGCGGTGACCACGACCTCCGGCCCGGGTGTGGCGCTGAAGAGCGAGACGATCGGTCTGGCGGTCTCCCTGGAGCTGCCGCTGCTGGTCGTCGACATCCAGCGCGGCGGCCCGTCGACCGGTCTGCCGACCAAGACCGAGCAGGCGGACCTGCTGCAGGCGATGTTCGGCCGCAACGGCGAGGCGCCGGTGCCGATCGTCGCGCCGCGGACCCCGGCCGACTGCTTCGACGCCGCGCTGGAGGCGGCCCGGATCGCGCTGACGTACCGCACGCCGGTGATGCTGCTCTCCGACGGCTACCTGGCCAACGGCTCCGAGCCGTGGCGGATCCCGGACCTGGACGAGCTGCCGGATCTGCGCGTGCAGTTCGCCTCCGCCCCGAACCACACGCTGGGGGACGGCACCGAGGTCTTCTGGCCGTACAAGCGGGATCCGCAGACCCTCGCCCGGCCGTGGGCGATCCCGGGCACGCCGGGTCTGGAGCACCGCATCGGCGGCATCGAGAAGCAGGACGGCACGGGCAACATCTCCTACGACCCGGCCAACCACGACTTCATGGTCCGCACCCGCCAGGCCAAGATCGACGGCATCGAGGTGGCGGACATCGAGGTCGACGACCCGCACGGCGCGAAGACGCTGGTCCTGGGCTGGGGCTCGACCTACGGGCCGATCACAGCCGCGGTACGGCGGCTGCGCCGCGCCGGCGAGTCGATCGCCCAGGCCCATCTGCGCCACCTCAACCCGTTCCCGCGCAATCTCGGGACGGTGGTCGAGTCGTACGACAAGGTGGTGATCCCCGAGATGAACCTCGGTCAGCTCGCCACCCTGATCCGGGCGAAGTACCTGGTCGACGCCCACTCCTACAACCAGGTCAACGGCATGCCGTTCAAGGCGGAACAGCTCGCCGCGGCACTGAAGGAGGCCATCGATGACTGACACCGGCAACGGACTGCTGCAGCTGGTCCCCAAGGCCGAGGCCAAGCAGTCGATGAAGGACTTCAAGTCGGACCAGGAGGTGCGCTGGTGCCCCGGCTGCGGTGACTACGCGATCCTCGCCGCCGTCCAGGGCTTCATGCCGGAGCTGGGGCTGGCCAAGGAGAACATCGTCTTCGTCTCCGGCATCGGCTGCTCCTCCCGCTTCCCGTACTACATGAACACCTACGGGATGCACTCCATCCACGGCCGCGCCCCCGCCATCGCCACCGGACTGGCCACCAGCAGGCGGGACCTGTCGGTGTGGGTGGTGACCGGTGACGGCGACGCGCTGTCCATCGGCGGCAACCACCTGATCCACGCCCTGCGCCGCAACGTCAACCTGAAGATCCTGCTGTTCAACAACCGGATCTACGGCCTCACCAAAGGCCAGTACTCCCCCACCTCCGAGCTCGGCAAGATCACCAAGTCGACGCCGATGGGCTCGCTGGACGCGCCGTTCAACCCGGTGTCCCTGGCCATCGGCGCCGAGGCGTCCTTCGTCGCCCGCACCATCGACTCCGACCGCAAACACCTCACCGAGGTCCTGCGCCAGGCCGCCGACCACCCCGGCACGGCCCTGATCGAGATCTACCAGAACTGCAACATCTTCAACGACGGCGCCTTCGACGCCCTCAAGGACAAGCAGCAGGCCGAGGACACGCTGATCCGGCTGGAGCACGGGCAGCCGATCCGCTTCGGTACCGACGGTGCGCGCGGTGTCGTGCGCAACCGGGCCACCGGGGACCTGGAGGTCGTCACCGTGACACCGGAGAACGAGGCGGAGATCGTGGTCCACGACGCACACGCCGCGTCCCCGACCACCGCCTTCGCACTGTCCCGGCTCGCCGACCCCGACACCCTGCACCACACCCCGATCGGTGTCTTCCGCTCGGTCGAACGGCCGGTGTACGACACGGCGATGGCCGAGCAGCTGGACACCGCGATCGAGCAGAAGGGCAAGGGCGACCTGGCCGCGCTGCTGGCCGGCGGGGACACCTGGACGGTCGTCGGCTGAGCCACCGGCCAAGTCACCGGCTGAGCCGGCGTTTCACGAGGCCCGGGACTGGATTTCCCGGGCCTCGTCGTGTGCCCGGCGCTTCTCGTCGTAGGCGGCGCGGGCCTGCTCCACCCGGCCCAAGCGGTCGTGTGTCCACTGGGCGAGGGAGCGCACCTGCTGCGCCGCCTCGCGGCCGAGGTCGGTGAGGGAGTAGTCGACGCGGGGCGGGATGACCGGCTTGGCGTCCCGGTGGACCAGACCGTCGCGCTCCAGGGTCTGCAGGGTCTGGGTGAGCATCTTCTCGCTGACGGTCCGCCCGCCGAAGCGGCTGACCGCCCGGCGCAGCTCACTGAACCGGTACGGCCGCTCCAGCAGCTCGGTCAGGACGAGGACACCCCAGCGGCTGGTGACGTGCTCCAGGACGAGCCGGTACGGGCACAGCGCCTCGGCGTCCGTGGACTGCTTCTGCCTTACTCCCATGCCAGTACCTTACTTCAAAGTGGGTACTTTCGCCGAGTTAGTGCACCTCCTAGGGTGAGTGTCACAAGCCACACCCCCACCAGGAGTTCTGAACCATGAGCATCGTCGTCACCGGATCCACCGGACACCTCGGCCGCCTCGTCGTAGAGCAGTTGCTGGAGAAGGTTCCGGCGGAGCAGATCACCGCTGTCGTGCGCGACGAGCAGAAGGCCGCCGGCTTCGCGGCCCGCGGAGTGAAACTGGCCGTCGCCGACTACAACACGCCCGAGACCTTCGACGACGTCTTCGCCGCGGGCGACAAGGTCCTGCTGATCTCGGGCAACGAGTTCGACAAGGGCCGTCCGGCCCAGCACCAGGTCGTCATCGACGCGGCGAAGGCGGCGGGCGTGGCGCTGCTCGCGTACACCAGCGCGCCGGGCAGCCTCACGGCCGCACTGGCGGACGACCACCGGGCGACGGAGAAGGCGCTGCTCGCCTCCGGCCTGCCGTACACGCTGCTGCGCAACGGCTGGTACTTCGAGAACTACACCGAGAACCTCGCCCCGGTGCTGGAGCACCACGCGGTCGTCCAGGCCGCCGGTGACGGCCGGATCTCGGCCGCCTCCCGCGCCGACTACGCCGCCGCAGCGGTCGCGGTGCTGACCGGCGAGGGCCACGAGAACCAGACGTACGAGCTGGGCGGCGACGAGGCGTTCGGCTTCGCCGAGTACGCGGCCGAGCTGAGCCGGCAGACCGGCGAGGCGATCGCCTACACCCCGGTCTCCGTCGAGACCTTCAGCGACATCCTGACCGGCGCCGGGCTCCCCGGGCCGCTGGCCGCGATCCTGGCCGGCGTGGACGCCGCGATCGAGAAGGGCGAGCTGGAGATCTCCTCCGGCGACCTGTCGCGCCTGATCGGCCGCCCGACGACGCCGCTGGCGGAGGCGGTCACGGCCGCGCTCGGGAACTGACCTCTCCGAGACCCTCGCCGCCGGACACCCTCGCCTGTCATGACCGTATGCCGATACGCACATGACAGGCGAGGGTGTCCGGCGCTACCTTCGTTCTCGCATGCCTGATGTGAGAGGGAGGGGCCGTGGCCGGGACGTCCAAGGGTGAGCACCGAACAGGCCTGCTCAACGGCTTCGCCGCCTACGGCATGTGGGGCCTCGTGCCCCTGTTCTGGCCTCTGCTGAAGCCCGCCGGGGCGGTGGAGGTCCTCGCCCACCGCATGGTGTGGTCCCTGGCCGTCGTCGCCGTGGCCCTGCTCTTCGTCCGGCGCTGGGCCTGGGCCGGAGAGCTGCTGCGCCGGCCGCGCCGGCTCGGGCTGGTCACCGTGGCCGCCACCGTCATCACCGTGAACTGGGGCGTCTACATCTGGGCCGTGAACTCCGGCCGTGTGGTCGAGGCCTCCTTGGGGTACTTCATCAACCCGCTGGTGACCATCGCGATGGGCGTGCTGCTGCTGAAGGAGCGGCTGCGGCCCGTGCAGTGGGCGGCGGTCGCGACCGGCTTCGCCGCGGTCGTCGTACTGACCGTCGGCTACGGCCGGCCGCCGTGGATCTCGCTCGTCCTCGCCTTCTCCTTCGCCACCTACGGCCTGGTCAAGAAGAGGGTCGGTCTGGGCGGCATCGAGTCGCTGGCCGCCGAGACCGCGATCCAGTTCCTGCCCGCGCTCGGCTATCTGCTGTGGCTCGGCGCGCACGGCGAGTCGAGCTTCCTGGACGACGGCGCCGGGCACGCGGCCCTGCTCGCCTCCACCGGGGTCGTCACCGCGCTGCCGCTGGTCTGCTTCGGCGCGGCGGCGATCCGCGTACCGCTGTCCACGCTGGGCCTGCTGCAGTATCTGACGCCCGTCTTCCAGTTCCTGCTCGGCATCCTCTACTTCCACGAGGCCATGCCGCCCGAGCGCTGGGCCGGTTTCGCCCTGGTCTGGCTGGCACTTCTGCTCCTCACGGGCGACGCGCTGCGCTCCGCGCGCCGGGCCGCCCGCACGCTCGCCGGCGCGACCGGCACGCCTTGCACCACCAAGGCGACCGACACGGTCAGGGCCGTACGGGACGCGGAGAGCGCGACCCCCGGGCCGAAGGCGGACCCCGAGACCACGAGGCCGTAGCCGCCGACCACCACCGAGATCCCGAGATCCGGAGATCCCGACGGCGGGCAACGCGGAATCAGCGCGTCCGGCGTGAGCGGCGACTATATGTGGTCACCATGACCGACATGGCCGACCAGACACCCGGACCCACGCCCACCCCGCTGCACTGGAAGCTCGTCATCGACGCGGCCGACCCGCACGCACAGGCGGACTTCTGGGCCGCCGCGCTGCACTACACGGCCGAGGACAACAGCGCCCTCGTCGAACGGCTGCTGTCCGCAGGCGCGCTGCCCGGCGCGGCCACGGTCGAGTACCACGGCCGCCCCGCCTTCCGTGACCTCATCGCCGTACGGCATCCCGACGACCCGTACGACCCGCGGACCGGCACCGGACTGGGCCGGCGCCTGCTCTTCCAGCGCGTCCCGGAGCCGAAGACGGTCAAGAACCGGCTCCACCTGGATCTGCACGCCGGCCCGCAGCAGCGCCCGGCCGAGCTGGCCCGGCTTCAGGCGCTGGGCGCGCGGGTCGTACGCGAGGTGAAGGAAGCCGGCGGTGAGTGGCTGGTGCTGACGGACCCGGAGGGCAACGAGTTCTGCCTGCAGTGAGTTTCGTGACGGTCGCGGTCAGGGGTGACGGTCGTGGTGACGGGTGCCGGCCGTGGTTACGGCTGTGCGGCGCGGGCCGCCCGGTCGGTGAGGCGGACCATGCGGGCGCGGGCGGACTCCAGGGGCCCTGCGTCGTCGGCGGCGGGACCCGGTTCGGCACTGAGGTCCGTCCACAGCTCGATCAGGTCCCGGCCCAGCCGCAAGCCCTCCTCGGGGTCGCGTACGGCACGCCACGCGGTCGCCGCGCTCTGTACGTTGCCGTAGGCGGCCTCCACGTCCCGCGCCTGCCGGCGCAGCCGGGCCAGGTCCAGGGACAGTTCGAAGGCACGGACCGGCTCACCTCCCAAGTAGGCGATGTAGGCGGCCAGTTCACGCAGGTGCAGCACCTCGGCGTGGCCGGGGCCCAGCGCGGTGGTCGCCTCGGCGACCGTACGGTCGGCGAGTTCCGCCGCCGCCTCGATCCGGCCGGCCCGCACGGCCTCGTTGATGCGCGTCATCGCCTCGGTGAGCAACGCGGCCCCCTCCACGGTCTCGGTCACAGGCCCGTCCCCGAGCACCTCCTCGGCGACGGCATCGAAGCCTCGGGCGGGGGTGTGCGTGGAGGCCGGGGGCTCCACGAGCTCGGGCGCGACGAGAACGGAGACCGCGGGCACGGGGGCGCCTGGCTCCCGGGCGGCGGCCGGCCCGGCGACGCCCTTCGGGAAGCCGGTCGCACGGATGCCGGCCTGCGGAACACCCAGGACGGCCGGCGGAACCGGGGGCGTCGGGGCCCCCGCCATGACCGGCGGGGGACCGAACTGGCCCATCGGCGTCCGTACGGTCCCCGCAGGTACGCCCGCCGGTTCCTGCGCCGAAGCCGCACCCGTGCCCGCACCCGTGCCCGCCGCACCTTCCGGCGAAGCCGTGCCCGCCGCGCTCGGCTCCTCCCGGGACGCGAAACCCGCCGCGCTCGGCTTCTCCTGCGGATTCACTCGTACGGGTTCCCCCGTCACCCGGCTGGAGCCGTCCGCCGAGACCTCCAGGGGGACGACGCAGCCCTCGCGGTCGTCGTGGATCGTGGCGCGTATGGGGGCGCCGAGACTGATGGCCAGGCGCTGGAGGTGGTTGAGGACGGCCTGCTGGATCTCCTCGCCCGGCGCCGCCACCACCGGCGTCCCGCCCACCGACGCGCTTCCCGCGCCGAAGACCCGGACCGGTACCACTGCCGGATGCGCCGCGGGCGGCTGCGCCCGCTTCTTCTCGAAGCTGAGTCGAGACATCGGTTTTCCCTCACTCCCCCGGCGTCACGCGATCCGGTCGTACGCGCCCTGCCCACCAGTGTGTCGGCTTGCCTCGGCTTCCGCGTCACCGCAGCGTCACAGCCTCGCACCAGCCGCACCCTGGCCAAAATTGCTTGCGTGTGCATAAAATGCGCATGCCTTTATTCGTCGTACGGCAGTACTCATCTGGGGGACCCATGAGCCGTCGCTTCCTCTTCGTCCTGGGCAGCGCACGCACCGAGGGCAACACC contains:
- a CDS encoding SDR family oxidoreductase, encoding MSIVVTGSTGHLGRLVVEQLLEKVPAEQITAVVRDEQKAAGFAARGVKLAVADYNTPETFDDVFAAGDKVLLISGNEFDKGRPAQHQVVIDAAKAAGVALLAYTSAPGSLTAALADDHRATEKALLASGLPYTLLRNGWYFENYTENLAPVLEHHAVVQAAGDGRISAASRADYAAAAVAVLTGEGHENQTYELGGDEAFGFAEYAAELSRQTGEAIAYTPVSVETFSDILTGAGLPGPLAAILAGVDAAIEKGELEISSGDLSRLIGRPTTPLAEAVTAALGN
- the rarD gene encoding EamA family transporter RarD yields the protein MAGTSKGEHRTGLLNGFAAYGMWGLVPLFWPLLKPAGAVEVLAHRMVWSLAVVAVALLFVRRWAWAGELLRRPRRLGLVTVAATVITVNWGVYIWAVNSGRVVEASLGYFINPLVTIAMGVLLLKERLRPVQWAAVATGFAAVVVLTVGYGRPPWISLVLAFSFATYGLVKKRVGLGGIESLAAETAIQFLPALGYLLWLGAHGESSFLDDGAGHAALLASTGVVTALPLVCFGAAAIRVPLSTLGLLQYLTPVFQFLLGILYFHEAMPPERWAGFALVWLALLLLTGDALRSARRAARTLAGATGTPCTTKATDTVRAVRDAESATPGPKADPETTRP
- a CDS encoding VOC family protein; the protein is MADQTPGPTPTPLHWKLVIDAADPHAQADFWAAALHYTAEDNSALVERLLSAGALPGAATVEYHGRPAFRDLIAVRHPDDPYDPRTGTGLGRRLLFQRVPEPKTVKNRLHLDLHAGPQQRPAELARLQALGARVVREVKEAGGEWLVLTDPEGNEFCLQ